The Microlunatus antarcticus genome window below encodes:
- a CDS encoding glycosyl hydrolase 2 galactose-binding domain-containing protein, whose product MITSRRLAVVSAASALVLATTWLGGGAASADTPTPAPAAAPSASPTTPSAPASAPALAQGDLSRLLRTDAPADLGTTTLGRQGWRVVSTATEHGSGNAVSQTGHSTKRWLPVKPDDGGAPGTEINALLQNGACPKVFYSDNLKKCFGTQETGPETVKRFAVPWWYRTTFATPKHGDHAELITNGVVGEADVWVNGTRVATRSTITGAYTQHRLDVSRLLRAKGANTVAIKVYPNDPLKYFTVSNIDWTQIPPDQNTGIQFPVQLQSSAGVELSDSHVVQDTSADLSSTRLTVSAKVTNVTGRMQHASVAALVVAPDDAVAPVYVTKQVDVGAGTTQVSITPADDPALTIRHPQVWWPYRMGAQPLYTLVTALATQGSLVNSTTSHFGVRTTSSALVGAGPLAPGGVRQYTINGQPLVLRGGGFDPDLFLRYSAADTAQQIRLLKSAGLNTVRVEGHFMPQDFYDQMDDAGILVASGYSCCDAWELPTDTPTSSHDLGVLTASAYGVARSLRDHPSVFTFQWSDNNPTAPQEAVTLKAFAAEDFDVPTLASAEYKSSPQLGLAGEKEGPYDWVPPSYWYDREHSSYADDSSLTNAGGAWALDSEESAGHTVPTRDSMNRFLSPADQRKLWQDPKANQYHANAETGTTGYAFGTLDNFDTALTKRYGSWSDLDGYVREAQLANYENVRAQFEAFILHSADPRTPSTGTIYWMANKGWPTLLWALYNADYDQAGSFFGAQEANRPLHALFDPSTKTVSVDNLTGQAASDLTVDAKVVGTDGTVLDARRSGALGLAGQQVRNGVLPLSVPATTTTPAKASTYLVELVLRRGSTVVDRNTYWYSTQADVVDWGKTLGNPQATMTQYGDLTGLHGLARATVSVTTRTTRHGGTATTAVTVTNTSSATAFFLRADVRRGTASGHRRGGDDQVRTATWSANDTSLAPGESQTITATYARRQLHGDHPVVTVGGWNVPTATH is encoded by the coding sequence ATGATCACGTCCCGCCGGCTCGCCGTCGTGAGCGCCGCCTCGGCGCTGGTCCTCGCCACGACGTGGCTGGGCGGCGGCGCGGCGAGCGCCGACACGCCCACGCCCGCCCCCGCGGCGGCTCCGTCGGCATCGCCGACGACGCCCAGCGCTCCCGCCTCAGCCCCAGCCCTGGCGCAGGGCGACCTGAGCCGGCTCCTGCGCACCGACGCGCCCGCCGACCTCGGGACGACGACGCTGGGCCGACAGGGCTGGCGCGTCGTCAGCACGGCTACCGAGCACGGCTCCGGGAACGCGGTCTCGCAGACCGGTCACTCGACCAAGCGGTGGCTGCCGGTGAAGCCGGACGACGGCGGCGCCCCGGGCACCGAGATCAACGCGCTGCTGCAGAACGGTGCCTGCCCGAAGGTCTTCTACTCCGACAACCTCAAGAAGTGCTTCGGCACCCAGGAGACCGGGCCGGAGACGGTGAAGCGGTTCGCGGTGCCGTGGTGGTACCGCACGACCTTCGCCACCCCGAAGCACGGCGACCACGCCGAGCTGATCACCAACGGCGTGGTCGGCGAGGCCGACGTCTGGGTCAACGGGACCCGCGTCGCCACGCGCAGCACGATCACCGGGGCGTACACCCAGCACCGGCTGGACGTCAGCCGGCTGCTGCGGGCGAAGGGCGCCAACACGGTGGCGATCAAGGTCTACCCGAACGACCCGCTCAAGTACTTCACCGTCTCCAACATCGACTGGACCCAGATCCCGCCGGACCAGAACACCGGAATCCAGTTCCCGGTCCAGCTGCAGAGCTCGGCGGGCGTCGAGCTGAGCGACAGCCACGTCGTCCAGGACACGTCGGCCGACCTGTCGAGCACGCGCCTCACCGTCTCCGCGAAGGTCACGAACGTGACCGGCCGGATGCAGCACGCCAGCGTCGCGGCGCTCGTCGTCGCCCCCGACGACGCGGTGGCCCCCGTCTACGTGACCAAGCAGGTCGACGTCGGGGCCGGGACCACGCAGGTGTCGATCACGCCCGCGGACGACCCCGCCCTGACGATCCGGCACCCGCAGGTCTGGTGGCCGTACCGGATGGGCGCCCAGCCGCTCTACACGCTGGTCACCGCCCTGGCGACGCAGGGCTCGCTGGTCAACAGCACGACCAGCCACTTCGGCGTCCGGACGACCAGCAGCGCCCTCGTCGGCGCCGGACCCCTGGCCCCGGGCGGGGTGCGGCAGTACACGATCAACGGGCAACCGCTGGTCCTGCGCGGCGGCGGCTTCGACCCCGACCTCTTCCTGCGCTACTCCGCCGCCGACACGGCCCAGCAGATCCGGCTCCTGAAGAGCGCCGGGCTGAACACGGTCCGCGTCGAAGGCCACTTCATGCCGCAGGACTTCTACGACCAGATGGACGACGCTGGCATCCTCGTCGCCTCGGGCTACTCGTGCTGCGACGCCTGGGAGCTGCCGACCGACACCCCCACCAGCAGCCACGACCTCGGGGTGCTGACGGCGTCGGCGTACGGGGTGGCCCGCAGCCTGCGCGACCACCCGTCGGTCTTCACGTTCCAGTGGAGCGACAACAACCCGACCGCGCCGCAGGAGGCGGTCACGCTGAAGGCCTTCGCGGCCGAGGACTTCGACGTCCCGACGCTCGCGTCGGCGGAGTACAAGTCGTCGCCGCAGCTCGGGCTCGCCGGGGAGAAGGAGGGCCCGTACGACTGGGTCCCGCCGTCCTACTGGTACGACCGCGAGCACTCGTCCTACGCCGACGACTCGAGCCTGACCAACGCCGGTGGCGCCTGGGCGCTGGACAGCGAGGAGAGCGCCGGGCACACGGTCCCGACCCGCGACTCGATGAACCGCTTCCTCTCCCCGGCCGACCAGCGCAAGCTCTGGCAGGACCCGAAGGCGAACCAGTACCACGCCAACGCCGAGACGGGCACGACCGGCTACGCCTTCGGCACGCTGGACAACTTCGACACCGCGCTCACGAAGCGCTACGGCTCCTGGTCCGACCTGGACGGCTACGTGCGTGAGGCGCAGCTGGCCAACTACGAGAACGTCCGGGCCCAGTTCGAGGCGTTCATCCTCCACTCGGCCGACCCGAGGACGCCCTCCACGGGGACGATCTACTGGATGGCCAACAAGGGCTGGCCGACCCTGCTGTGGGCGCTCTACAACGCCGACTACGACCAGGCCGGCAGCTTCTTCGGCGCGCAGGAGGCGAACCGTCCCCTGCACGCGCTGTTCGACCCGAGCACGAAGACCGTCTCGGTCGACAACCTCACGGGGCAGGCGGCGTCGGACCTCACCGTCGACGCGAAGGTCGTGGGCACCGACGGCACCGTCCTCGACGCCCGGCGCAGCGGCGCTCTCGGCCTGGCCGGCCAGCAGGTCCGCAACGGGGTCCTGCCGCTGAGCGTGCCGGCCACCACCACGACGCCGGCGAAGGCGTCGACCTACCTCGTCGAGCTCGTCCTGCGCCGCGGGTCCACGGTCGTCGACCGCAACACGTACTGGTACTCCACGCAGGCCGACGTCGTCGACTGGGGCAAGACGCTCGGCAACCCGCAGGCGACGATGACGCAGTACGGCGACCTCACCGGGCTGCACGGGCTGGCCCGGGCCACGGTCTCCGTCACGACCCGGACGACCCGGCACGGCGGCACCGCCACGACGGCGGTCACGGTCACCAACACGTCCTCCGCCACCGCGTTCTTCCTCCGGGCCGACGTCCGGCGCGGCACGGCGAGCGGCCACCGGCGCGGGGGCGACGACCAGGTGCGCACCGCGACCTGGAGCGCGAACGACACCAGCCTGGCGCCGGGCGAGAGCCAGACGATCACCGCAACGTACGCCCGCCGGCAGCTGCACGGCGACCACCCCGTGGTCACCGTCGGCGGCTGGAACGTCCCCACCGCCACCCACTGA
- a CDS encoding beta-N-acetylhexosaminidase, with the protein MRTRLRTTLVASAVLAGSLALTAPVAYATGNPTTAAAPPSFTPRAEDPGRDGNAIATPEQRILPTPSSLVTRSGTLTFDATSVIDVGKHPRPSTETVAAGLATFLRTPTGYDWKVVHGSTAAHRVVLRVGGPKRLGKEGYTLDVDGTAATITARTDTGLFHGVQTLRQLMPSAVERHDKITGTAWSVAQVKITDHPRYAVRGAMLDVARHFMSVAEVEHYLDAMVPLKLNTFVLHLSDDQGWRLQIRSWPRLASYGGALETGGTPGGSYTQADYRTIVAYATARHITLVPQIDVPGHTNAALASYAELNCDGKAPDRYTGTDVGFSSLCASKAVTYRFLDDVIGEIADLTPGRWISIGGDEAASTTPADYTKIVDAAQKDVRSHGKTMWGWHQTAAADPKKGSVAAYWGTAGSEADIELAQEAVREGEKLVMAPADHAYLDMKYAPTTPLGQDWAGIVPVPASYDWDPATLVPGVPASAVAGVLAPVWTETITNVSAAQYMAFPRLAGIAQLGWSPERTHALEPYLVQLAAQAPRWRAAGTTFYAAPEVAWRRFA; encoded by the coding sequence ATGCGCACCCGACTCCGTACGACGCTCGTCGCCTCCGCCGTCCTGGCCGGCAGCCTCGCGCTGACCGCCCCGGTGGCCTACGCCACCGGAAACCCGACCACGGCCGCCGCGCCACCGTCCTTCACGCCACGCGCCGAGGACCCGGGCCGCGACGGGAACGCGATCGCCACACCGGAGCAGCGCATCCTGCCGACGCCGAGCTCGCTCGTCACCCGGAGCGGCACGCTCACCTTCGACGCCACGAGCGTCATCGACGTCGGGAAGCACCCGCGTCCGAGCACCGAGACCGTGGCGGCCGGGCTGGCGACATTCCTCCGGACGCCGACCGGCTACGACTGGAAGGTCGTCCACGGCTCGACGGCGGCCCACCGGGTCGTGCTGCGGGTCGGCGGCCCGAAGCGGCTCGGTAAGGAGGGCTACACCCTCGACGTCGACGGGACCGCCGCGACGATCACCGCGCGCACCGACACCGGCCTGTTCCACGGCGTGCAGACCCTGCGCCAGCTGATGCCCTCGGCCGTCGAGCGGCACGACAAGATCACCGGCACGGCCTGGTCGGTGGCCCAGGTGAAGATCACCGACCACCCCCGCTACGCGGTCCGCGGGGCGATGCTCGACGTGGCCCGGCACTTCATGAGCGTCGCCGAGGTCGAGCACTACCTCGACGCGATGGTCCCGCTCAAGCTCAACACCTTCGTGCTGCACCTGTCCGACGACCAGGGCTGGCGGCTGCAGATCCGGTCCTGGCCGCGCCTCGCCTCGTACGGCGGCGCGCTCGAGACCGGCGGCACGCCGGGCGGCTCGTACACGCAGGCCGACTACAGGACGATCGTCGCGTACGCCACCGCGCGCCACATCACGCTCGTTCCGCAGATCGACGTCCCCGGGCACACGAACGCCGCGCTCGCCAGCTACGCCGAGCTCAACTGCGACGGCAAGGCACCTGATCGCTACACCGGCACCGACGTCGGCTTCAGCTCGCTCTGCGCGAGCAAGGCCGTCACCTACCGCTTCCTCGACGACGTGATCGGCGAGATCGCGGACCTGACCCCCGGTCGCTGGATCAGCATCGGCGGCGACGAGGCGGCCAGCACGACGCCCGCCGACTACACGAAGATCGTCGACGCGGCGCAGAAGGACGTCCGGAGCCACGGCAAGACGATGTGGGGCTGGCACCAGACCGCCGCCGCCGACCCGAAGAAGGGCAGCGTCGCCGCCTACTGGGGCACCGCCGGCTCCGAGGCCGACATCGAGCTCGCGCAGGAGGCCGTCCGCGAGGGCGAGAAGCTCGTGATGGCGCCCGCGGACCACGCCTACCTCGACATGAAGTACGCGCCCACGACCCCGCTCGGCCAGGACTGGGCCGGGATCGTCCCCGTGCCCGCCTCGTACGACTGGGACCCGGCGACCCTCGTGCCGGGCGTCCCGGCGTCCGCGGTGGCCGGCGTGCTCGCGCCGGTCTGGACCGAGACGATCACGAACGTCTCGGCTGCGCAGTACATGGCGTTCCCCCGGCTCGCCGGCATCGCGCAGCTCGGCTGGTCGCCGGAACGCACCCACGCGCTGGAGCCGTACCTCGTCCAGCTCGCCGCCCAGGCTCCCCGCTGGCGGGCGGCCGGGACGACGTTCTACGCCGCGCCCGAGGTCGCCTGGCGCCGGTTCGCCTGA
- a CDS encoding TetR/AcrR family transcriptional regulator — protein sequence MPSESDAPTDRATGPGSRGPYPKGVRRRQEILDRTIEVFADVGFEGASLRAVGEAIGVSHAALRRYFDTREELFLEVLREKDRQAMAEARGRDHDDHDDGSDVLGLARSLDAYASQVPGLMALRHSMVARALEAGNEHSRAFFLERYAALRGEVLSTLTLARAAGVVRDDLPLEAAATLVIATLDGLSTQWLLDPGLDIRPSMVLLEQLLTPPQPHVG from the coding sequence ATGCCGAGCGAGAGCGACGCGCCCACCGACCGGGCCACCGGACCCGGGTCGCGGGGGCCGTACCCCAAGGGCGTACGGCGCCGTCAGGAGATCCTCGACCGGACGATCGAGGTCTTCGCCGACGTCGGGTTCGAGGGCGCGAGCCTGCGGGCCGTCGGCGAGGCGATCGGTGTGAGCCACGCGGCGCTGCGGCGCTACTTCGACACCCGCGAGGAGCTCTTCCTCGAGGTGCTGCGGGAGAAGGACCGGCAGGCGATGGCCGAGGCGCGGGGCCGCGACCACGACGACCACGACGACGGCAGCGACGTCCTCGGCCTGGCTCGGAGCCTCGACGCCTACGCCTCGCAGGTGCCGGGGCTGATGGCCCTGCGGCACAGCATGGTCGCGCGCGCCCTCGAGGCGGGCAACGAGCACTCGCGCGCCTTCTTCCTGGAGCGTTACGCCGCGCTGCGCGGCGAGGTGCTGAGCACCCTGACCCTGGCGCGTGCCGCGGGCGTCGTGCGCGACGACCTCCCCCTCGAGGCGGCGGCCACCCTCGTCATCGCGACGCTCGACGGACTCTCCACGCAGTGGCTCCTCGACCCCGGGCTCGACATCCGCCCGAGCATGGTGCTGCTCGAGCAGCTCCTCACGCCCCCGCAGCCGCACGTCGGCTGA
- a CDS encoding EthD domain-containing protein yields the protein MTTKITLIIDNPTDPAAFEQAYEGIVAAARTLPKLQRLESAKVWPKEDGTPTPAHRTLDLYFESYDDASAAVTTPAAGEVFGQLGATQTTFTGLFSDVEAQ from the coding sequence ATGACCACCAAGATCACGCTCATCATCGACAACCCCACCGACCCGGCGGCCTTCGAGCAGGCGTACGAGGGGATCGTCGCGGCGGCCCGGACGCTGCCCAAGCTCCAGCGCCTCGAGTCGGCCAAGGTGTGGCCGAAGGAGGACGGCACGCCGACGCCGGCCCACCGCACGCTGGACCTCTACTTCGAGAGCTACGACGACGCGTCCGCGGCGGTCACGACACCCGCGGCCGGCGAGGTCTTCGGCCAGCTCGGGGCCACGCAGACGACGTTCACGGGGCTCTTCTCCGACGTCGAGGCCCAGTAG
- the xylB gene encoding xylulokinase → MIISHDLGTTGDKATLVSDDGEVLAAVTSTYGTDFGPRGKAEQDAEDWWVALCGATQELLRRADVRPEDVEVVSFSGQMMGAVLIDRSGAPVRPAIIWADTRSVAQTAQLVERVGMAEGYKITGHRLNPTYSLSKIMWVRDQEPEVFGRATDVVLAKDFVAYRLTGVLATDPSDASSTNAYDQAAEEWSAPLIEAADLPRSLFPDIVASTAVIGTVTSEAARATGLLAGTPVVMGGGDGPMGALGAGVIAPESGAYAYLGSSSWVSVAADAPLHDPLMRSMTFNHVVPGRYVPTATMQAGGASLEWVVDVLAPGQDDRYVRLLGEAADVQGSEDGLFFLPHLLGERSPYWNPAARAVFAGLGRHHGPAHLTRAVLEGVAFNLYTGLLAFVENGTPIDAVDAIGGAANSPLLLQIFADVWGVPVTRRNLVDEATAVGAAIVGGVGVGIFDDFDVASRFSAELSSQTPDPDRHTRYGREYATFMDAYARLEPWFDRL, encoded by the coding sequence ATGATCATCTCGCACGACCTGGGGACGACCGGCGACAAGGCCACCCTGGTCAGCGACGACGGCGAGGTGCTGGCCGCGGTCACCTCCACCTACGGCACCGACTTCGGCCCGCGCGGCAAGGCGGAGCAGGACGCGGAGGACTGGTGGGTCGCGCTGTGCGGGGCCACGCAGGAGCTACTTCGTCGGGCGGACGTCCGCCCCGAGGACGTCGAGGTGGTGTCCTTCTCGGGTCAGATGATGGGCGCGGTGCTGATCGACCGGTCCGGGGCGCCGGTCCGCCCGGCGATCATCTGGGCCGACACCCGGTCGGTCGCCCAGACCGCCCAGCTGGTCGAGCGCGTCGGCATGGCCGAGGGCTACAAGATCACCGGGCACCGGCTCAACCCCACGTACTCGCTGTCCAAGATCATGTGGGTCCGCGACCAGGAGCCGGAGGTGTTCGGTCGCGCGACGGACGTGGTGCTGGCCAAGGACTTCGTCGCCTACCGGCTCACCGGGGTGCTGGCCACCGACCCCTCCGACGCGTCGAGCACGAACGCGTACGACCAGGCCGCGGAGGAGTGGTCGGCGCCGCTGATCGAGGCCGCCGACCTGCCGCGCTCGCTCTTCCCCGACATCGTCGCGTCCACCGCCGTGATCGGGACGGTCACGTCCGAGGCCGCCCGCGCCACCGGGCTGCTGGCCGGGACTCCGGTGGTCATGGGCGGCGGCGACGGACCGATGGGGGCTCTCGGCGCCGGCGTCATCGCGCCCGAGTCCGGGGCGTACGCGTACCTCGGCTCGTCCTCGTGGGTCTCGGTCGCGGCCGACGCGCCCCTGCACGACCCGCTGATGCGGAGCATGACCTTCAACCACGTCGTGCCCGGGCGCTACGTCCCCACGGCCACGATGCAGGCCGGCGGTGCGTCGCTGGAGTGGGTCGTCGACGTGCTCGCGCCGGGGCAGGACGACCGCTACGTCCGGCTGCTCGGCGAGGCGGCGGACGTCCAGGGCAGCGAGGACGGGCTGTTCTTCCTGCCCCACCTGCTCGGGGAACGTTCCCCCTACTGGAACCCGGCCGCACGGGCCGTGTTCGCGGGGCTCGGGCGCCACCACGGACCGGCCCACCTCACGCGGGCGGTGCTCGAGGGGGTCGCGTTCAACCTGTACACGGGGCTGCTCGCGTTCGTGGAGAACGGCACCCCGATCGACGCGGTGGACGCGATCGGCGGCGCGGCGAACTCACCCCTGCTGCTGCAGATCTTCGCCGACGTCTGGGGCGTGCCGGTCACGCGGCGCAACCTGGTCGACGAGGCCACCGCGGTCGGCGCGGCCATCGTCGGCGGGGTCGGTGTGGGCATCTTCGACGACTTCGACGTGGCGAGCCGGTTCTCCGCCGAGCTGTCCTCGCAGACCCCCGACCCCGACCGGCACACGCGCTACGGCCGGGAGTACGCGACCTTCATGGACGCGTACGCCCGGCTCGAGCCCTGGTTCGACCGGCTCTGA
- a CDS encoding glucose-6-phosphate isomerase family protein, with product MSTGPTSAGVPTAGPVPPVLLALRPEIGELGGSNARYEKFLTDLEGLYRDADAYREQLAGDDGRPVYWVESSQTEDGPGGLITGISVLEPGVVGTEYAMTRGHLHAISDRSELYVGLSGHGVMILDAVEGDSRVVEIGPGQAVYVPGHWVHRSVNTGTERLSTLFCYAGDAGQDYGIIERAGGMKSLVVVDGDGWSVQPNPDHRGYELAERA from the coding sequence ATGAGCACAGGCCCGACGAGCGCAGGAGTGCCGACCGCGGGACCGGTGCCACCGGTGCTGCTGGCCCTCAGGCCCGAGATCGGCGAGCTGGGCGGCAGCAACGCCCGCTACGAGAAGTTCCTCACCGACCTCGAGGGGCTCTACCGCGACGCGGACGCGTACCGCGAGCAGCTCGCCGGAGACGACGGGCGCCCCGTCTACTGGGTCGAGAGCAGCCAGACAGAGGACGGGCCGGGCGGCTTGATCACCGGGATCAGCGTGCTGGAGCCCGGCGTCGTCGGCACCGAGTATGCCATGACCCGCGGCCACCTGCACGCGATCTCCGACCGGTCCGAGCTCTACGTCGGCCTGTCCGGGCACGGCGTGATGATCTTGGACGCTGTCGAGGGCGACAGCCGCGTCGTGGAGATCGGGCCGGGGCAGGCCGTCTACGTCCCCGGGCACTGGGTGCACCGCAGCGTCAACACCGGGACGGAGCGCCTCTCGACCCTCTTCTGCTACGCCGGCGACGCCGGGCAGGACTACGGGATCATCGAGCGGGCGGGCGGGATGAAGTCGCTCGTCGTGGTCGACGGGGACGGCTGGTCCGTCCAGCCGAACCCCGACCACCGCGGCTACGAGCTCGCCGAGCGCGCATGA
- a CDS encoding phosphotriesterase family protein codes for MVTTALGPVAAGGLGRANYHEHLFQVSPLLVGDELDDEALSGTEAASLRDSGFASMVDATPIGLGRQPEAVARISAATGLHVVVTTGAHREPHYGAGHWLLERSAKELTDLFVRDVRDGLPVDDRPIRTAPAVGPDGEPVRAGVVKAGIGYWSVTASEHRVLEAVAATWRATGAAVMVHLEHGSAAFEVLEELGAHGVPASAVALAHVDRNPDPGLHAELAAAGAYLGYDGFARTQRWPDSVLLDCLEQAAARGAGDRVLLGGDVARRTRYRAYGGMPGLAYLGERVLPRWERTADPALVRSVLVTNPARWLSGHDDEGDAR; via the coding sequence ATGGTGACGACGGCGCTCGGCCCCGTCGCGGCCGGCGGGCTCGGGCGGGCGAACTACCACGAGCACCTCTTCCAGGTCAGCCCGCTGCTGGTCGGCGACGAGCTGGACGACGAGGCCCTGAGCGGGACCGAGGCGGCCTCCCTGCGGGACTCGGGCTTCGCGTCGATGGTGGACGCCACCCCGATCGGGCTCGGCCGGCAACCCGAGGCGGTCGCACGGATCAGCGCCGCGACCGGCCTGCACGTCGTCGTGACGACCGGCGCGCACCGCGAGCCGCACTACGGCGCCGGGCACTGGCTGCTCGAGCGGTCCGCAAAGGAGCTGACGGACCTCTTCGTCCGCGACGTGCGCGACGGCCTGCCGGTCGACGACCGGCCGATTCGTACGGCGCCCGCGGTCGGCCCCGACGGCGAGCCCGTCCGGGCGGGCGTCGTCAAGGCCGGGATCGGCTACTGGAGCGTCACGGCGTCCGAGCACCGGGTGCTGGAGGCTGTCGCCGCGACCTGGCGGGCGACGGGCGCGGCCGTGATGGTCCACCTCGAGCACGGCAGCGCGGCGTTCGAGGTGCTGGAGGAGCTGGGCGCCCACGGCGTGCCAGCGTCGGCAGTGGCCCTCGCGCACGTCGACCGCAACCCCGACCCCGGGCTCCACGCCGAGCTCGCGGCCGCGGGGGCGTACCTCGGCTACGACGGCTTCGCCCGGACGCAGCGCTGGCCCGACTCCGTGCTGCTCGACTGCCTCGAGCAGGCGGCCGCGCGCGGAGCAGGCGATCGCGTCCTGCTCGGCGGCGACGTCGCTCGCCGGACCCGCTACCGCGCGTACGGCGGGATGCCGGGCCTGGCCTACCTGGGGGAGCGGGTGCTGCCGCGCTGGGAGCGGACGGCCGACCCCGCCCTGGTCCGTTCCGTGCTGGTCACCAACCCCGCCCGCTGGCTGAGCGGGCACGACGACGAAGGAGACGCCCGATGA
- a CDS encoding shikimate dehydrogenase family protein translates to MSRGATSYMGFVGVSTGGSSIRQVFPAWADALGLPTRTLVGHDVPLDSPPETYRAVVEAIRDDPQHWGALVTTHKMAVHAAARDLFDDCDELAETFGEISCIAKRGDRLVGSAKDPVTARLALEEIVEPDHFGRTGGAALVLGSGGAGTALSHQLGVRGDRPTEIICTALDQGPLDHARGIHERAGPPEGLVRYVRTAGAADVDALVGALPPGSLVVNATGMGKDRPGSPVSADVRFPERGVVWEFNYRGTLDLYHQALAQQAERQLHVEDGWRYFVHGWTQAVAEVFDVAMPAGAVDELGRIATRFR, encoded by the coding sequence GTGAGCCGCGGCGCGACCTCGTACATGGGGTTCGTCGGGGTCAGCACCGGCGGTTCGTCGATCCGGCAGGTGTTCCCGGCGTGGGCGGACGCCTTGGGCCTGCCCACCCGCACCCTCGTCGGCCACGACGTCCCGCTCGACTCCCCGCCGGAGACCTACCGCGCGGTGGTCGAGGCCATCCGTGACGACCCCCAGCACTGGGGGGCCCTCGTCACCACCCACAAGATGGCCGTGCACGCCGCCGCTCGTGACCTCTTCGACGACTGCGACGAGCTGGCGGAGACGTTCGGCGAGATCTCCTGCATCGCCAAGCGCGGCGACCGTCTCGTCGGCAGCGCCAAGGACCCGGTGACCGCGCGCCTCGCGCTCGAGGAGATCGTCGAGCCCGACCACTTCGGCCGTACAGGGGGAGCCGCCCTGGTCCTGGGGTCGGGCGGCGCGGGTACAGCGCTCAGCCATCAGCTCGGTGTACGCGGCGACCGGCCGACGGAGATCATCTGCACGGCGCTCGACCAGGGGCCGCTCGACCATGCCCGCGGCATCCACGAGCGGGCCGGGCCGCCGGAGGGTCTGGTCCGCTACGTCCGGACTGCCGGCGCCGCCGACGTCGACGCGCTCGTCGGGGCGCTGCCCCCGGGCAGCCTCGTGGTGAACGCCACGGGGATGGGCAAGGACCGGCCCGGCTCCCCGGTCTCGGCCGACGTCCGCTTCCCCGAACGCGGTGTCGTCTGGGAGTTCAACTACCGCGGGACGCTCGACCTCTACCACCAGGCGCTGGCCCAGCAGGCGGAACGGCAGCTGCACGTCGAGGACGGCTGGCGCTACTTCGTGCACGGCTGGACGCAGGCCGTGGCCGAGGTCTTCGACGTGGCCATGCCGGCCGGGGCCGTCGACGAGCTCGGCCGGATCGCCACGCGGTTCCGCTGA
- a CDS encoding bifunctional 4-hydroxy-2-oxoglutarate aldolase/2-dehydro-3-deoxy-phosphogluconate aldolase — MTTPIDAADPLGALRRATVVAVLRAPDATTAIHAVDALVAGGVTGIEVTYSTPDAVAVIREVRDRYGDDVYLGAGTVLEPAQARAAVDAGAEFLVSPGTEATLAAAMLDTGVTVLSGALSPSEVMATLALGVHVVKLFPASLGGPAFLRALRGPFPHVDFVPTGGVNADNLGEWLTAGAVAVGAGGELCSAKAMAAGDWAAITATAGTFSRAAQRARQATA; from the coding sequence ATGACGACCCCGATCGACGCGGCCGACCCGCTCGGCGCGCTCCGGCGGGCGACGGTCGTCGCCGTGCTGCGCGCCCCGGACGCCACGACGGCGATCCACGCCGTCGACGCCCTCGTGGCCGGTGGGGTCACCGGCATCGAGGTCACCTACAGCACCCCGGACGCGGTCGCGGTGATCCGCGAGGTCCGCGACCGGTACGGCGACGACGTCTACCTGGGCGCGGGGACTGTGCTGGAGCCGGCGCAGGCGCGGGCGGCGGTCGACGCGGGGGCCGAGTTCCTGGTCAGCCCCGGCACGGAGGCGACTCTGGCCGCCGCCATGCTCGACACCGGCGTGACCGTCCTGTCCGGCGCCCTCAGCCCCAGCGAGGTGATGGCGACGCTGGCCCTCGGCGTCCACGTCGTCAAGCTCTTCCCCGCCTCGCTCGGCGGGCCGGCGTTCCTGCGGGCGCTGCGCGGACCGTTCCCGCACGTCGACTTCGTGCCCACGGGCGGGGTCAACGCCGACAACCTCGGCGAATGGCTGACCGCCGGTGCCGTGGCGGTCGGGGCCGGTGGCGAGCTGTGCTCGGCCAAGGCGATGGCCGCCGGGGACTGGGCGGCGATCACGGCCACAGCGGGGACGTTCTCCCGGGCGGCGCAGCGGGCGCGGCAGGCCACGGCGTGA